A region from the Syntrophorhabdaceae bacterium genome encodes:
- a CDS encoding AAA family ATPase: MAEIKSALIPFVRMTRPTHIWITGPSGSGKTLMARHTMNFMGERHNVSTLYINCWEHCSLHSIMDKIMRDLRMLGAEKISTVFKLECFTRYLDKNFATLVLDEIDQLMPKDRNLILYNLCDMNKLSLVCISSSRNCFFTLDDRIRSRLNPKLIEVPYYTTEDLRHILRQRAEASLFPEAWDDSVIEKISALSRGDARVAIRTLWNAAVFAQNENCLEIKPLHLDKAWVSAKTIKKSVVLSALTIHHRLIHQIVAENAESGILSRPIWQLYLERCKRKKLQPVASRTFSLYLKQLMTKGLVRWERAAIKGNVRILRPAGNGNGNGFY; this comes from the coding sequence TTGGCGGAAATCAAATCAGCCCTTATCCCCTTTGTCAGGATGACAAGGCCGACGCATATCTGGATTACAGGGCCTTCAGGATCGGGCAAGACCCTTATGGCAAGGCACACCATGAATTTTATGGGCGAGAGGCATAATGTCAGCACTTTGTATATAAACTGCTGGGAGCATTGCTCACTGCATTCAATAATGGACAAAATCATGAGAGACTTAAGAATGCTTGGCGCTGAAAAAATCAGCACTGTGTTTAAGCTGGAGTGCTTCACCCGATATCTTGACAAAAACTTTGCGACGCTGGTCCTGGACGAGATCGACCAGCTGATGCCCAAGGACAGGAACCTGATTCTCTATAACCTCTGCGACATGAACAAGCTGAGCCTGGTGTGCATCTCATCCAGCCGCAACTGTTTCTTCACGCTTGATGACAGGATACGCTCCCGGCTCAACCCAAAGCTGATTGAAGTGCCATACTATACGACAGAAGATCTCAGGCATATCCTGCGGCAGAGGGCAGAGGCGTCCCTGTTCCCGGAGGCCTGGGACGATAGTGTCATTGAAAAGATTTCTGCCCTGTCCCGGGGCGATGCCAGGGTGGCCATCCGCACTCTATGGAACGCAGCAGTCTTTGCACAAAATGAGAACTGTCTTGAAATAAAGCCGCTGCATCTCGATAAGGCATGGGTCAGCGCAAAAACCATAAAGAAAAGCGTTGTGTTGAGCGCCCTCACTATACACCACAGGCTGATTCACCAGATCGTTGCTGAAAACGCCGAAAGCGGAATCCTTTCCAGGCCCATATGGCAGCTCTATCTTGAGCGGTGCAAGCGCAAGAAGCTGCAGCCGGTAGCATCCAGAACATTTTCATTATACCTGAAGCAGCTGATGACAAAAGGGCTTGTACGATGGGAGCGCGCAGCGATAAAGGGCAATGTAAGGATACTAAGGCCTGCTGGAAACGGCAATGGCAACGGTTTTTATTGA
- a CDS encoding JAB domain-containing protein has product MEKKHSFFDGETYRGYKISLKLVREGIDDYQPARIHSPTDVYQFMSEIKNNDRERFYSVHLDTNHSIVSCEEVSSGTVECTVVHPREVFKSALLCSSCGIILVHNHPSGTTEPSEQDKILTQRLYVCGELMGIQVFDSVIIGLDSYYSFLESGLFEDFRKGNQLGDRKRGDDSRFFKNIYLEI; this is encoded by the coding sequence ATGGAAAAAAAGCATTCATTCTTCGACGGCGAGACCTACAGGGGATATAAAATAAGCCTGAAATTAGTACGGGAGGGGATTGACGATTACCAGCCTGCCAGGATTCATTCACCAACGGATGTTTACCAGTTTATGAGCGAAATAAAAAACAACGACAGGGAAAGATTCTATTCCGTCCACCTTGATACAAATCATAGCATTGTAAGCTGCGAGGAGGTCTCATCAGGAACCGTCGAGTGCACAGTCGTCCACCCAAGAGAAGTCTTTAAATCTGCCCTGCTGTGCTCAAGCTGCGGCATCATCCTTGTGCACAACCACCCCAGCGGAACTACCGAACCATCAGAGCAAGACAAGATTTTAACACAGAGGCTTTATGTGTGCGGCGAACTTATGGGCATCCAAGTTTTTGACAGCGTTATCATTGGCCTTGATTCCTATTACAGCTTCTTGGAATCCGGCCTTTTCGAAGATTTCAGGAAAGGAAATCAGCTAGGAGACAGGAAGCGCGGCGATGACAGCCGGTTTTTTAAGAATATTTATTTGGAGATTTAG
- a CDS encoding type I restriction endonuclease subunit R, with product MTKIITESEVEDAALEILSGLGYKTLYGPDIAPAPDGVKPERSSYSDVVLTERLRSAIERINPKIPEEAREEAVKKVLRVESPELIVNNQHFHRMVVNGVDVEYRNKEGRIVGDKVWLFDFDDVGNNEFVAVNQFTVIEENNNRRPDVVIFVNGLPLAVIELKNPADENATVWTAFSQFETYKKELPSLFRLNSVLVISDGMEARAGTITSNKEWFMLWRTIDGTEIDSETRSKSMEVLLKGMFGKKTFLDLLRHFFVFEKEQNQLLKKMAGYHQYYAVNKAIEATIEASRPKGDRRCGVVWHSQGSGKSLTMVFYTGKLVLALDNPTIVVLTDRNDLDDQLFDTFGRNNELLRQKPVQAETRGALREYLKVASGGVVFTTIQKFLPEVKGDTYPMLSDRRNIVVIADEAHRSQYDFIDGFARHMRDALPKASFIGFTGTPIEKADRSTPAVFGDYIHIYDMEQAVNDGATVRIYYESRLAKLELKPEEKPKIDPEFEEVTEGEEVQKKEKLKSKWARLEAIVGSEKRIKRIAKDIVSHFEERLNVLDGKGMIVCMSRRICVDLHNEIIKLRPQWYKKDDDKGFLKVIMTGSASDPTDWQDHIRNKKRRKDIGERMKNPGDELKLVIVRDMWLTGFDVKNLHTMYIDKPMRSHGLMQAIARVNRVFKDKPGGLIVDYIGIADDLKKALAEYTEGDKKETGVPQEEMVAVMLEKYEIICALLKGMDYKKFFSAGPTEKMSVIASTMDFILKQKDGRERFIKYTVELLKAFALSVPHEEALRIRDDVGFFQALKAQFVKTTITAGKSKEELDSAIKQIISKAVVSDKVIDIFDSLGLKKPDISILSDEFLDEIRGMQHKNLAFELLKKLLNDEIKIRSRKNLVLSKSFAEMLEKAIKKYQNKSIETAKVIEELIKLAKDMREANKRGEKLNLTEAELAFYDALEVNDSAVKVLGDEILRTIARSLANTIRKNVTIDWTLRESAQAQLRVMVKRVLKKYGYPPDKQKKATETVLEQATMIAKDWAEKAA from the coding sequence ATGACAAAAATAATAACCGAATCAGAGGTTGAAGACGCGGCATTGGAGATACTGTCGGGGCTGGGGTACAAAACGCTGTATGGCCCGGACATAGCTCCTGCGCCTGATGGCGTGAAGCCTGAGCGAAGCTCATATTCTGATGTTGTGCTGACAGAAAGGCTGCGCAGCGCGATTGAGAGAATAAATCCAAAAATTCCGGAAGAGGCAAGGGAAGAAGCAGTGAAGAAAGTCCTTCGGGTGGAAAGCCCGGAGTTGATTGTCAATAACCAGCACTTTCACCGGATGGTTGTCAACGGCGTTGATGTTGAATACCGGAACAAGGAAGGCCGCATTGTCGGGGATAAGGTCTGGCTTTTTGATTTTGATGATGTTGGCAATAATGAGTTTGTGGCAGTCAACCAGTTCACAGTGATTGAAGAGAACAACAACCGGAGGCCGGATGTGGTCATATTTGTCAATGGCCTGCCGCTCGCGGTCATTGAGCTAAAGAATCCTGCTGATGAGAATGCAACCGTATGGACAGCCTTTAGCCAGTTTGAAACTTACAAGAAAGAGCTTCCATCCCTGTTTCGCCTGAACAGTGTTTTGGTAATAAGCGACGGCATGGAAGCGAGAGCCGGGACCATCACCTCCAATAAAGAATGGTTCATGCTCTGGAGGACAATCGACGGGACAGAAATAGATTCAGAGACCAGGAGCAAGTCAATGGAAGTGCTCCTGAAAGGCATGTTTGGGAAGAAAACATTTCTTGATTTGCTGAGGCACTTTTTTGTTTTTGAGAAAGAGCAGAATCAACTTTTGAAGAAAATGGCGGGCTATCACCAGTATTATGCGGTCAACAAGGCCATTGAGGCGACTATCGAGGCATCAAGGCCAAAGGGTGACAGGCGCTGCGGCGTTGTCTGGCACAGCCAGGGCTCAGGCAAGAGCCTTACCATGGTGTTCTACACGGGAAAGCTTGTTCTTGCGCTTGATAACCCGACAATTGTTGTGCTCACTGACAGGAACGATTTAGATGACCAGCTTTTTGATACTTTTGGCAGAAACAACGAACTGCTGAGGCAGAAGCCGGTCCAGGCCGAGACGCGCGGTGCGCTTAGGGAGTATCTGAAAGTCGCGTCAGGCGGGGTTGTTTTCACCACGATTCAAAAGTTTCTGCCAGAGGTTAAGGGCGACACCTACCCTATGCTGTCTGACCGGAGAAATATTGTCGTGATAGCTGACGAGGCCCACAGGAGCCAGTACGACTTCATAGACGGATTTGCAAGGCACATGAGGGATGCATTGCCCAAGGCCTCTTTCATAGGCTTCACGGGAACGCCTATCGAGAAAGCCGACAGAAGCACCCCGGCGGTATTCGGCGATTACATCCACATATATGACATGGAGCAGGCAGTCAATGACGGCGCGACAGTGAGGATCTATTATGAGAGCAGGCTTGCAAAGCTTGAGCTAAAGCCCGAGGAAAAGCCAAAGATAGACCCGGAATTCGAGGAAGTCACAGAAGGCGAAGAGGTCCAGAAGAAAGAGAAACTCAAGAGCAAATGGGCGCGGCTCGAAGCAATTGTCGGCAGCGAGAAGCGCATAAAAAGAATTGCCAAGGACATTGTGAGCCACTTTGAAGAGCGGCTTAACGTCCTTGACGGCAAGGGAATGATTGTCTGCATGAGCAGGAGAATATGCGTTGACCTGCATAATGAGATTATCAAGCTGCGGCCTCAATGGTATAAGAAGGACGATGATAAGGGATTCCTGAAAGTCATTATGACCGGCTCTGCCAGTGACCCTACAGATTGGCAGGACCATATAAGAAACAAGAAAAGGCGAAAAGATATTGGCGAAAGGATGAAGAATCCTGGCGACGAACTCAAGCTCGTCATTGTCAGGGATATGTGGCTGACCGGGTTTGACGTAAAGAATCTCCATACAATGTACATAGACAAGCCAATGCGCAGCCACGGCCTCATGCAGGCAATCGCCCGGGTAAACAGGGTTTTCAAGGACAAGCCGGGCGGGCTCATTGTCGATTACATCGGAATAGCAGACGACCTGAAGAAGGCGCTTGCAGAATATACAGAAGGGGACAAAAAGGAAACAGGCGTGCCGCAGGAAGAAATGGTTGCGGTGATGCTTGAAAAGTATGAGATCATCTGTGCGCTCCTCAAGGGTATGGATTATAAAAAGTTCTTCTCTGCCGGGCCAACGGAAAAAATGTCTGTGATAGCCTCCACAATGGACTTTATATTAAAACAAAAAGACGGGCGCGAAAGGTTCATTAAGTACACCGTGGAATTGCTTAAGGCATTTGCCCTGTCTGTTCCGCACGAAGAAGCGCTGAGGATCAGGGATGATGTCGGGTTCTTCCAGGCTCTCAAGGCCCAGTTTGTGAAGACAACCATAACAGCGGGAAAAAGCAAAGAAGAGCTTGACTCAGCGATAAAGCAGATAATCTCCAAGGCCGTCGTCTCTGACAAGGTAATCGACATCTTCGACTCCTTGGGGCTCAAGAAGCCCGATATATCTATTCTCTCTGATGAGTTTCTCGATGAGATCAGGGGCATGCAGCATAAGAATCTGGCCTTTGAGCTTTTGAAAAAGCTTCTTAATGACGAGATAAAAATAAGGTCGCGTAAGAATCTCGTTCTGTCAAAATCATTCGCAGAAATGCTGGAAAAAGCCATCAAGAAATACCAGAACAAGAGTATTGAAACCGCGAAGGTCATTGAAGAACTGATAAAATTAGCCAAGGATATGCGGGAGGCGAACAAGCGTGGTGAAAAGCTGAATCTCACGGAAGCGGAGCTGGCTTTCTACGATGCCCTTGAGGTAAATGACAGCGCCGTAAAGGTGCTCGGCGATGAAATCTTGAGGACCATTGCCCGCAGCCTGGCTAACACAATCAGAAAAAATGTTACCATTGACTGGACCCTGCGTGAAAGTGCGCAGGCACAGTTAAGGGTGATGGTGAAAAGGGTCTTGAAAAAATACGGATACCCGCCAGACAAGCAGAAGAAGGCGACTGAAACCGTCCTCGAACAGGCAACAATGATTGCGAAAGACTGGGCAGAAAAGGCAGCTTAA